The following nucleotide sequence is from Carassius carassius chromosome 16, fCarCar2.1, whole genome shotgun sequence.
GGGTAAATTTGTGTTTATATTATGAAACCCCAGGCTAAAAGTACCTGTTGGTGGAAATTAAAGCTTAACAGGTATTTTGGATATGTTATTGTTGCACATCAACAGAAATGTAATATCTCCAACAGATGAAAATGCTTGTTGCGGAAAATTATACCagaatgaatgtttatttttcaaatgctgATTAAGccaatttattttaaaggaataatttaaaGATTTGAAATCAAGAAAATGTAGGCCACCTTTGTTATAAGAGTTTAGTATAACAGACTTTTTCATATAATGCTGAAACAATCACGTATTCTGTCATTGACCATGTATTGATCACGTGGTTTCTACGTTTATGACACAAGCCTCAAATCAAGGATTCATCTGGCACACCCATTTATTTTCGACACAAGCGCTGACACCTTGTTTCAAATGTCACATCACTAGTTATTAGAAAAACAAGGTATATTTAGATTCATAAAGACAAATCATAATGCCTGATGAGTAAATCTTCTTTATCGTCTTTATATTAGTGGTATTTTGTCAGTATCATTTGAGAAATAATTGTAATACTTTTCAGTTGAGCCCTCATGGGCTTTCAGCATATTTTCTGACTATCAGCAAACACAGCAAAAAGTGAGCTGATCTGCTGCTGATCCTGAATGGCTTGTTTAATGAGGGTTTATAGTCTGAGACATCAATATTATCAGCTGATCAAAATCCTCTTTAACTCATGATAATAGATCCTGTTTTCACCTCATTCATTATGCTGATGACTTCAGTTCGCAAATCGCCACATTAAGCTAATTAATTGGAGTCAACAGCTTAAAGCAAAAAACATGATCTGTTATTGTGACATTACAAGAATATAAGTATTTATCATAATGGCATTTATTCCATGAGTCTGTGATAACCCTTGtttcatataaaacacaaaactaaaacatataaaaatatatttaaaaaatataatattataatattatataaatatagtaaaatataataaaataaaatatatttccagGTGTTTTTCATCATTGGAAAATGTTCATCATTGTTTAACTTTAGTATCCTCTAGTTGTGTGTTCGTTCTGtatttctttgtttatatattaatgagAGGCAAGATaaatgtacaaacccgattccaagaaagttgggacactgtacaaattgtgaataaaaacagaatgcaataatgtggaagtttaaaatttcaatattttattcagaatacaaaatagatgacatataaaatgtttaaccacttgagctgttattttgattttttttgagaattaggcatatgcaatattggacccaccggtgggtccccagagttgatgtggttaaactgAGAAAAGGTaccattttaagggaaaaataagttgattttaaatttcatggcatcaacatattttaaaaaaagaccaTGTTTACCACTCTGTGGCATCCCCTTTTCTTTTTAtaagtctgcaaacatctggggactgagtagggtgaccatatgagccattttcccaggacgcgtccttgccaggatttctatattgcctaaaacaccCAAAGTAAACTacgaccaataacatgcaggtatggtacataatcaaccaatcgtccaACATcgtggcgtgtgagaaggtgagatcttcagagaacgatcaaagaaatgcaaatacacgtacatgttaggtgtttgtttgttcattcaacttgaagcgtcgctgtgcaccgatcattgtatgacaccaatgtaccaagagagtgatttaaATGAATAAGGAGCCGTgtgctctgctctgctctctatagctcttatgaatgtcatacaatgatcgatctacacagcacaaacagccaaaatctggatattttaggcaatataacaatcctggcaaggacgcatCCTGGGAAATGGCTTATATGGTAACCCTAGGACTgagaagaaatgtttctcaagtttaggaataggaatgttgtaatccaggcttctagttgctcaactgtcttaggtcttctttgtcacatcttcctctttatgatgcaccaaatgttttctatgggtgaaagatctgaactgcagctggccatttcagtacccggatcattcttctacgcagccatgatgttgtaattgatgcagtatttggtctggcattgtcatgatggaaaatgcaaggtcttccctgaaagagacgacgtctggatgggagcatatgttgttctagaacttggatatacctttcagcattgatggtgcctttccagatgtgtaagctgctcatgccacacacactcatgcaaccccataccatcagagatgcaggcttctgaactgagcgctgataataacttgggttgtccttgtcctctttagtccggatgacatggtgtcccagttttccaaaaagaacttcagattttgattcgtctgaccacagaacagttttctactttgccacagtccattttaaacgaGCTTTGCCCTAGAGAAAATGCCTGCAcgtctggatcatgtttagatatggcttctttgttgacctatagagttttagccgggacccacatagcaaatgtcttctggcccagatccgggtcacacaatgacttttccctcaGCCCAAGTACCACAAAGAATGATGGCtctgaagtggcccagaactggattaaagtcTTGGGCCACACATGGGCTATAACTGGaccgaatctcagccagttaatcagccgtagctggccctgatctgggccaaaactGGTTTTATTAATCAAATCTGAGACACACCTGAGCCtcatatagcccagacccaacctATGAATGGATTTcacgcgggccagatgtgggccggatctgggccaacaatatattactgtctgggaaatttaatatttcatattattaccttgtatattactatgatcgcaactattcattttgtgacatgctttaatgtagacacaaactatgccaataaagaTGTTAATTTCATTACTCTAATTAGGAATTATAAACAGttggatttaaattaattatatgaagAGCATTGGACTTGGTAGAGAAACCTGCTGCCCATTGAAATAGACACGGAATGATATTTAATATGTCAAATGTTTGTAAAGTCACGGAGCCTACATCCGTGAACCTTTTATGCTTAAGGCTCTTGAATTGTTTTTATACTTAATTTTTAGCTGCTgtcatattatttttttccatagaataccattaaaattattattagttcAATAGTTTACAGTTTTCATCTATGCTATTATAACAATGATCAAGAATTAAAGTTAGGTATTGACTCGGAAGTAGTGTTGGGGGTAACGTATTACAAGTAATACgatttatgtaatcagattactttttttcaaactagtaaagtaatgcattactttttaatttacaagaaaataaaaaagttacttttcaaaaaaagtttcatCCTACTAGCAGAAACaaatctgatttagtattcatcaaaatgaaatttaaactcagaatatgacacaaacctgcaataattaaatatgttaaataacaaaaatgtatcttATCCaattatgttaactaatgtctttgctgctgaccttactaataataagcaaaaatgactttagataaactaacaattgtgcttcattgtttttttattgctaaagAGTGTTGAACCACCCTGTCCTACATCCTACATTCTACTGTGCAGTGTTTATGGGCGATCAGCATATATTCGTACTCATACAATTAGTTTCTACCAGCAAACACTCAGAATAAAGTGAGATGATTGAATGGCTTGTTTAATGAGTGATTATCAACATTATCAGCTGATGAAAATCCTCTTTATTTCATGATAATAGATCCTGTTTTCAGCTCATTCATTATGATGATGACTTCAGATCTGTTAATTGCCACATTAAGCTAATCTTCCTGCTGTTAACAGACTTAAGCAAACAAGACGATCAGCTATTGTGACATTATAGATATCGTAACAACATTTATAAATCTGTAATAAACCATGCTTTACACACAAactaaaacacaataaataaatacaagttgtTAAGTTAAACTTTATTACGTTAAAATAAATGTGTCCATTTCATTTTCtaagtttgtttatttaaaacttaCATTGTTTATATCTGGTATCATTTAAAGGCTGAAATCCAAAGTTTGACTATATTTTGTTAACTATATGATAATGAGAAGTAAGATGAAATGTTGAATAAAatgtggataaaaaaaataaaaagagaatttgttgattattattaatttattaatttaccacaccttcagtgaagctcctcccactaCAAACACACCTTCAGTGAAGCTCATCCCACAACAATCACACtttcagtgaagctcctcccacaacaaTCACACtttcagtgaagctcctcccacaacaatcacatcttcagtgaagctcctcccacaacaaTCACACcatcagtgaagctcctcccactgcAGTTCATCAATAAATGCTGGAATATTCCCATCAGTCTACAAGTGAAGACCAGCATCAAAGCATCAGGAAGAAGTGAAATCTGCAGAGACAGAGTTTATTGAAGAACAGAGAGAACATGAGAGATCCAGAACCCTGCAGAACCAAACACACTGAAGAACAAGCaggtttgtttatattttttattattcatcagtGAGGCTAAGGAACCATAAAGTTTATCAGCAGTTCAACCTGTAGTAGAACAACACAGTTgaataatctaataaataataaaggggAAACATGATTTGTGCTGGAAACAGAACCTGTTCTGAAAATGGATTGtctttaattttactattttgaTCAAATGGTCAGTTCATAGTTTTTGTAAACTTTTAATCAGAATTTGGGACATgcctaaaatacatttttacatttctgacacagattttctttatttgtgatccatctgaaagctgaataaatactgtatgctttttttaagcattgatgtatggtttgttatgattgTACCATATTTGATCGAGATACGAATGTATGCaaatttggaatctgagggtgcaaaaaataaaaatattgagaaaatcacctttaaagctgtctaaattaagttcttagcaatggatattactaatcaaaaaattagttttgatatatttacagtaggaaattactaaatatcttaatggaacatgatctttaattaatttCCATTTGATTTTtaccataaaagaaaaaaacaataattttgacccatagtgtattgttgtctattccTACAAATATAaccgtgctacttatgactgcttttgtgctccatggtCACATTTGTGACATTTTAACCAATATACCTAATAAACATTAAACTTAACAGGGTAACAGGGTTGATGAATACAGTCAATACGACAATAGATTAATATAATTTTCCCATCATGCTCTAGAAAGAGTGTGAATTATGTCACTTTCTGGGCACCGCCACTTATTCTGACGGATaaaaatttctttttaaattatctaaTTAGTCAACTGAATATCCATCTTAGAAACTGTAGCCCTATTGTATAgtctattaatgttattattatgttaGATAATTGTGAAGTTGATCAAACATTGGTTAATTCTCATTACAGAAACATTGGATTTGTgcctttaatgttaaaaaaagtaattatttgaaGATAATCATACCTGGTTCATGGAAAgagatttataaaaatacataaaattagcATAAATGTTGTGTAGCCCTTGTCTACTTCacatttctctgatttttcttatGATTGATTTATTGCaactttttttactttcatttcagCCCTGCTGGAGGAGAGTGAAGAACGGAAATATCATGATGTCAAAAGTAGAGAAAAAACTTGCTCACAGACTGAATCAGATTCTTTACTGAAAAGTAGAGTCAAGAAAAgtttcacctgcactcagtgtggaaagagtttgatGAGCAAACAGAGTCTCATGTTTCACacgaggatccacactggagagaaaccatacacatgtgatcagtgcgggaagagtttcacatACAAACGGACTATCATTGATcacatgaggatccacactggagagaaaccgttcacatgtgatcagtgtggaaagagattcACATGCAAACGGACTATAAGTGTTCACATGAGGATCCACACTAGAGAGAAACCGTTCACATGCGaacagtgcgggaagagtttcactCAATCATCAAACCTTAAGAaccacatgaacatccacactggagagaaactgcATGAATGTGAGCAATGCGGAAAAACATTTGCAAGGGCTTCAAGCCTGAAGGAGCACCTTATAGCTCATTCAAAAGAAAAACCACATGCATGTTCtttatgtggaaagagtttttcacaACTGCAGCATTTAAAAGTTCATCAGAAGAGACACACTGGTGTGAGAGAATATATGTGTTTTGAGTGTGAGAAGATTTTTATTACGGATACAGAATTGAAGCAAcaccagaggatccacactggagagaaaccttacaagtgttcacactgcgacAAGAGATTCATTCGGTTAGGACATCTGAaatcacatgagaggatccactcTAGAGAGAAACCTTACATGTGTTCACACTGCGACAAGACATTCAGCCGGTCAGATAccctgaaaagacatgagaggacTCACATTCTAGAAAAAACATATCCCATgcatgtgggaagagtttcagtcattcatcagcATTATTGAATCATACAAACAACAATCACAGTAAGTTCAATTCACATTTCTTTGTATAGCAATTTTCACAATGCAAATCATTGAAAAGCATTAGTAAATAATAGTTACCTCGGGATGCCTATCACATGGACGAAACAGTGAagcagttcatgctttcatgcaaTTGTAAAATATGTTACATAGTTTTACAGGGTCATTTCTAAATAGTTTTTATCTGTAAGAGCCAATGAAGTAAACCAATAAAGTAAGAGCAGTgaagagctaacgttagcatcaagcgaCATAACAATTTATGACAtaattagtacacttttactcaaaactcactttaaaaacactgttgAGTGTTTGTAGTAACCTCCTTTGCAATCTCATGTGGAATTTGGTTGTTTACTGTTGTTGAAATATCCTATTTATAGCCTTTCATATCACTGTTCaatttagcatttcagatgtacaccatgcattgcttatgtgttttttttctgaattgctaatgcaaccttttcacaccacagtctgaacaaaatgaagcattgtttggtaattggtcaacaaagtattgatagttgtataaatattgtcataataactgttgtctgtagttttggttgattgtaatccattaaatcaatttctatcaaagttataacattatcaagatgaatttgttctgacacagtttaactccgagttcttgtcatattttattaacattttctaaactataccaaataaactgttgataatgtgagaaatgttgtaggtgtctgaatacattctgttttgactgtatattttattttacaatgaagACTATGCAGTACTACCTTACATTTAAATtgtcagtttctgtacctggacacacaaacttgaaaaaacgttaaaaaaaaaaagtgtaaataaagggcttactggtacaacctgcactggATTTAAGCGTGTACCTAGATGGCGCCAATAAAGGGTTTAGTTTGAGAACCGCaattagaagaagaagaaacacagAAGCGTCATCTTTTCTTCTGCCCTGAATCTGACGCGACCCAGAGCAGTGGCGTTGAAGCGTtgcctgtggtggaaacacactgTAAACAGCGCTGTGAGATCCAGTGTGAAGCGCGAATAGAGCGATCAACACAAATGACTCGACCATTTAAACTAGTTTACAGccaaacaggagaaacactgtgTGTGCAACGAGACAGTCAGAAGGCTCTTCAATCTACACATCAACCATCatttaccatggatttactgtagtaataCTCACTGCACCATGGTATTGTGGCAGAAAATGTGGGAAATTCACGTTGAATTTTATTAAGGTATGTTGTAGTATGTACTTGTGATTAAACTATAGCATGTGTGCATGTAGCTATGATGGATGTTTTTAGGCTACGAAGAAAGCGGTTAgaacatctgaaaacacatgagaggattcacactggagagaaaccttacaagtgttcacactgcgacAAT
It contains:
- the LOC132159445 gene encoding gastrula zinc finger protein XlCGF8.2DB-like, with protein sequence MRDPEPCRTKHTEEQAALLEESEERKYHDVKSREKTCSQTESDSLLKSRVKKSFTCTQCGKSLMSKQSLMFHTRIHTGEKPYTCDQCGKSFTYKRTIIDHMRIHTGEKPFTCDQCGKRFTCKRTISVHMRIHTREKPFTCEQCGKSFTQSSNLKNHMNIHTGEKLHECEQCGKTFARASSLKEHLIAHSKEKPHACSLCGKSFSQLQHLKVHQKRHTGVREYMCFECEKIFITDTELKQHQRIHTGEKPYKCSHCDKRFIRLGHLKSHERIHSREKPYMCSHCDKTFSRSDTLKRHERTHILEKTYPMHVGRVSVIHQHY